The following are encoded together in the Arcobacter aquimarinus genome:
- a CDS encoding flagellar hook-length control protein FliK: MANPIDIISKNSSSSTEVSLVSDKEVTKESPSLFDSLLKDSMGMDKEEETLKQDNTLTKKDAINKETLVVDELNNTEIEDNESINLKNSNNSLLDRLVLEAKKETVKEQNLDKTLNSEILNDTSKNFQNDIVETEVKIPTQNQDINTDSQKVILDESEKINQEAKIETQEENLDKTSNSKISNNDASKNNQINTLDIQEIITSQDNQNVKIDSPKVILNESEENTQTIKISENGNIIKDLSNDSLEITTPIQDNQDVKIDSQKVVLDETIKNTQEIKVEIKDVKISEDESIKNSDKDINIVKPNENKEVLNQNSLQNIESQIISNTSDEEIKTIEPKLNNTDEAVSSIVKEQLVDFEEMQNTNSKKSLMDLLIEKNSKNSILNVLENETINKTELSHSKDFLSSLYLGGQKNILNSQFLLNKSEAINILKNANSLTDIEKSANILELGLEDVNVEQNVDLKTLDLKKQALNNLDKKNLLDSLLMEKSIRSEDVKHLITKSVEASNALLENTLNIAEDVEVSVNSPLSYNIQSRIIGAKQQMSTMMSDIARQMYENYKPPVTVFKINLNPLELGSIAILMKNDKNTNALTISMNASNGGTLEALVENQNVLRNSLNKTFDENTIFNLDFTSSNQNNQQSSNGQNNSNQQNRFDRQIDTQSVLQLKEENKDREDKLLDYM, encoded by the coding sequence ATGGCAAATCCAATAGATATAATTTCAAAAAATAGCTCTTCTAGCACTGAAGTTTCATTAGTTTCTGATAAAGAAGTAACAAAGGAATCTCCATCTTTATTTGATTCTTTGTTAAAAGATAGTATGGGAATGGATAAAGAAGAAGAAACTTTAAAACAAGATAATACTTTAACAAAAAAAGATGCAATAAATAAGGAAACTTTAGTAGTTGATGAATTGAATAATACTGAAATAGAAGATAATGAGAGTATAAATTTAAAAAATAGTAATAATTCTCTTTTAGATAGATTAGTCCTTGAAGCAAAAAAAGAAACAGTAAAAGAACAAAATTTAGATAAAACTTTAAATAGTGAAATCTTAAATGATACATCTAAAAATTTTCAAAATGATATAGTAGAAACAGAAGTAAAAATTCCAACTCAAAATCAAGATATAAATACAGATTCTCAAAAAGTAATTTTAGATGAGAGTGAAAAAATTAATCAAGAAGCAAAAATAGAAACACAAGAAGAGAATCTTGATAAAACTTCAAATAGCAAAATTTCAAATAATGATGCTTCTAAAAATAATCAAATTAATACATTAGATATTCAAGAAATAATTACTTCTCAAGATAATCAAAATGTGAAAATAGATTCTCCAAAAGTTATTTTAAATGAGAGTGAAGAAAATACACAAACTATAAAAATAAGTGAAAATGGAAATATTATAAAAGATTTATCAAATGATAGTTTAGAAATAACAACTCCAATACAAGATAATCAAGATGTAAAAATAGATTCTCAAAAAGTGGTTTTAGATGAGACTATAAAAAATACTCAAGAAATAAAAGTAGAAATAAAAGATGTAAAAATAAGTGAAGATGAGAGTATTAAGAATTCAGATAAAGATATAAATATAGTAAAACCAAATGAAAATAAAGAAGTTTTAAATCAAAATTCTTTACAAAATATTGAATCTCAAATTATTTCAAATACATCAGATGAAGAAATCAAAACAATTGAGCCTAAATTAAACAATACAGATGAAGCAGTTTCATCAATTGTAAAAGAACAATTAGTTGATTTTGAAGAAATGCAAAATACAAACAGTAAAAAAAGCTTAATGGATCTTTTAATTGAAAAAAATAGTAAAAATTCTATTTTAAATGTTTTAGAAAATGAAACTATTAATAAAACAGAATTAAGTCACTCAAAAGATTTTTTATCTAGTTTATATCTTGGTGGACAAAAAAACATATTGAACAGTCAATTTCTTTTAAATAAAAGTGAAGCTATAAATATTTTAAAAAATGCCAATTCATTAACTGATATTGAAAAAAGTGCTAATATTTTAGAATTGGGATTAGAAGATGTTAATGTTGAGCAAAATGTAGATTTAAAAACTTTAGATTTAAAAAAACAAGCTTTGAATAATTTAGATAAGAAAAATCTTTTAGATAGTTTATTGATGGAAAAAAGTATTAGAAGTGAAGATGTTAAGCATTTAATAACGAAATCCGTAGAAGCTAGTAATGCATTACTTGAAAATACTCTTAATATAGCAGAAGATGTTGAAGTAAGTGTAAATTCACCTCTATCTTATAATATTCAATCAAGAATAATTGGTGCTAAGCAGCAAATGTCAACAATGATGTCTGATATTGCTAGACAAATGTATGAAAATTATAAACCTCCCGTTACTGTGTTTAAAATTAATTTAAATCCTTTAGAGTTAGGAAGTATTGCAATTTTGATGAAAAATGATAAAAATACTAATGCTTTAACTATTAGTATGAATGCATCTAATGGCGGAACATTAGAAGCTTTGGTTGAAAATCAAAATGTCTTAAGAAATTCATTAAATAAAACTTTTGATGAAAATACTATTTTTAATTTAGATTTTACTTCTTCAAATCAAAATAATCAACAATCTTCAAATGGACAAAATAATTCAAATCAACAAAATAGATTTGATAGACAAATAGATACACAGTCTGTTTTACAATTAAAAGAGGAAAATAAAGATAGAGAAGATAAACTTTTAGACTATATGTAA
- the flgC gene encoding flagellar basal body rod protein FlgC, which translates to MGFFDGYNVASSGMSAQRTRINVVSANIANAKTTHTEEGGPYKKQQVVFEDILVANTNKKANSNDVETTNSINSDLSLRGVGVKSIIQSDAKPVMKYDPTHPDANEQGYVAYPDINPVIEMVDLIEAMRSYEANVTSFNTHKNIDSKTLEILNM; encoded by the coding sequence ATGGGTTTTTTTGATGGATACAATGTTGCGTCATCTGGTATGAGTGCGCAAAGAACAAGAATTAATGTTGTAAGTGCAAATATAGCTAATGCAAAAACTACCCATACAGAAGAGGGTGGTCCATATAAAAAACAACAAGTAGTTTTTGAAGATATTTTAGTAGCAAATACTAATAAAAAAGCTAATTCTAATGATGTTGAAACTACAAATAGTATAAATTCAGATCTTTCATTAAGAGGAGTTGGAGTAAAGTCAATTATTCAATCTGATGCTAAACCAGTTATGAAATATGATCCAACTCATCCTGATGCCAATGAACAAGGATATGTTGCATATCCAGATATTAATCCTGTAATTGAAATGGTTGATTTAATAGAGGCGATGAGATCGTATGAGGCAAATGTTACTTCATTTAACACTCATAAAAATATAGATTCTAAAACTTTAGAAATCTTAAATATGTAA
- the fliE gene encoding flagellar hook-basal body complex protein FliE, translating to MNISSITSSLNMLNNETQKTSDVSDKSFQNMLNNAISEVNNHQLKGYDSMEQIATGKVTNLQEAVQRIEEAELSMKLALEVKNKAVNAYKEIMRMQI from the coding sequence TTGAATATATCTTCAATAACAAGTTCTTTAAATATGTTGAACAATGAAACACAAAAAACTTCTGATGTTTCTGATAAATCTTTTCAAAATATGCTAAATAATGCTATATCTGAAGTTAATAATCATCAACTAAAAGGTTATGACTCAATGGAGCAAATAGCAACAGGAAAAGTTACTAATTTACAAGAGGCTGTTCAAAGAATTGAAGAAGCTGAATTGTCAATGAAATTAGCATTAGAAGTTAAAAATAAAGCTGTTAATGCCTATAAAGAAATAATGAGAATGCAAATTTAA
- a CDS encoding P-loop NTPase produces the protein MFNSISSQASKLVKLTNSVKKNYSKTKILTITSGKGGVGKSTITANIAFLLSRRGFNVAVLDADIGLANMQVLFDVKPQNSFFEYIDGVRTLDEVITKTNYSNISLIAGKSGFQYTLNKNSFVFSRVVKELVALNKFDILLIDTGAGLNDYVKEFLSISDNILAITTTDPSALTDVYSLIKMLSMEKSKLMLSFNHTKSYQIGETISNSLVNLGKKNRLKEDFMVEYIGNISTSETISTTGRLRKLFVNEFSTDEITRQLQNIVDRILVNIH, from the coding sequence TTGTTTAATTCTATTTCTTCTCAAGCTAGTAAGCTAGTTAAATTAACTAATTCTGTAAAAAAAAACTATTCAAAAACTAAAATTTTAACTATTACCTCAGGAAAAGGTGGAGTTGGAAAATCAACAATAACTGCTAATATTGCATTTTTACTCTCTAGAAGAGGTTTTAATGTAGCTGTTTTAGACGCAGATATTGGACTTGCTAATATGCAAGTTTTATTTGATGTTAAACCACAAAATAGTTTTTTTGAATATATAGATGGAGTTAGAACTTTAGATGAAGTAATTACGAAAACTAATTATTCAAATATATCTTTAATAGCTGGAAAGAGTGGTTTTCAGTATACTTTAAATAAAAATAGTTTTGTTTTTTCAAGAGTTGTAAAAGAGTTAGTTGCATTAAATAAATTCGATATATTACTGATAGATACAGGTGCTGGTTTAAATGATTATGTAAAAGAATTTTTATCTATTTCCGATAATATATTAGCTATTACTACAACTGATCCTAGTGCATTAACTGATGTTTATTCATTAATTAAGATGTTATCAATGGAAAAAAGTAAATTAATGTTAAGTTTTAATCATACGAAAAGTTATCAAATAGGAGAAACTATAAGTAATTCTTTAGTAAATTTAGGGAAAAAAAATAGGTTAAAAGAAGATTTTATGGTAGAATATATAGGCAATATTTCAACTTCTGAAACAATTTCAACAACAGGACGTTTAAGAAAATTGTTTGTAAATGAATTTTCTACAGATGAAATAACAAGACAGTTGCAAAATATTGTTGATAGAATTTTAGTTAATATCCATTAG
- the flhF gene encoding flagellar biosynthesis protein FlhF has product MNVLSFFGETPSVALRLAQEECGEDAIVISTKKVSNAKANTKDMYEVVVAVEEEDKKKNLIYTKTAISKASQNVEPMKTQVYDFKEEILKMQSVLEQVQKSIWNPKSQLYDLTIPPEFASMYNIFEQNEFDQEMTYTIMKKTIKQLPIALKSNPKKVNDFFKLILRRVIPIKHEVPLRKHQRKIIMMVGPTGVGKTTTISKLAARYAYKLGQNYKVGIVTLDSFRVGAIEQLQAYTNIMRLPLEIVKKPEGLAEALLRLKDCNYIFIDTAGSSQYDIDKIELINEYQKKVEELPIEKILVLPANVKHSDLLEIYKNYSRLSIDYLTFTKLDETKSFGNLISFAHKTKKSITYFSIGQNVPDDLIVSDSSFLIDCFMNNQCIRR; this is encoded by the coding sequence ATGAATGTATTATCTTTTTTTGGAGAAACTCCATCTGTTGCATTAAGATTAGCTCAAGAAGAGTGTGGAGAAGATGCAATTGTTATATCAACTAAAAAAGTATCAAATGCAAAAGCTAATACAAAAGATATGTATGAGGTAGTTGTTGCTGTTGAAGAAGAAGATAAGAAAAAAAATTTAATATACACAAAAACAGCAATTAGTAAAGCTTCTCAAAATGTTGAACCAATGAAGACACAAGTGTATGATTTTAAAGAAGAAATTCTTAAAATGCAAAGTGTTTTAGAGCAAGTTCAAAAATCGATTTGGAATCCAAAAAGCCAACTTTATGACTTAACAATTCCTCCTGAGTTTGCATCAATGTATAATATATTTGAACAAAATGAATTTGATCAAGAAATGACTTATACAATTATGAAAAAAACAATAAAGCAATTACCTATTGCTTTAAAATCTAACCCAAAAAAAGTGAATGATTTTTTTAAATTAATTTTGCGAAGAGTAATACCAATTAAACATGAAGTTCCTTTAAGAAAACATCAAAGAAAAATTATAATGATGGTAGGTCCAACGGGTGTTGGAAAAACTACAACTATTTCAAAACTTGCTGCAAGATATGCTTATAAATTAGGTCAAAATTATAAAGTAGGAATTGTAACTTTAGATTCTTTTAGGGTAGGAGCAATTGAGCAATTACAAGCATATACAAATATAATGAGATTACCTTTAGAAATTGTAAAAAAGCCTGAAGGTTTAGCTGAAGCACTTTTAAGATTAAAAGATTGTAATTATATTTTTATTGATACAGCAGGTTCAAGTCAATATGATATTGATAAAATAGAGCTTATAAATGAGTATCAAAAGAAAGTCGAAGAGCTTCCTATTGAAAAAATATTAGTACTTCCAGCAAATGTAAAACATAGTGATTTACTTGAAATTTATAAAAACTATTCAAGATTATCAATAGATTATTTAACATTTACAAAATTAGATGAGACAAAGAGTTTTGGAAATTTAATATCATTTGCCCATAAAACAAAAAAATCTATTACTTATTTTTCGATAGGTCAAAATGTTCCAGATGATTTAATAGTTTCTGATTCTTCTTTTTTAATAGATTGTTTTATGAATAATCAATGTATTAGGAGATAG
- a CDS encoding OmpA/MotB family protein: MAKEKCPDCPKCLPGWLVQFGDLMSLLLTFFILLLSMAVMDKKKVEEYFDIMKKAMGFIDSSTDVETQSEKHSTQDGSSDSEDSESSSETSFESTAEEVSQIVQELNSNQNIESQEISIEKGKNEFTLDIPSTIMFEDGQYELTNASAKVFISKIARVIRTMPQTFNIEIIGHTDTNRTLGSNIPRDAWDISALRSISVVKELIKNRIDPSILKVAAYASYHPKSDVAADNRRVEMRFFSQDSQQDILNQENFFDRLE; encoded by the coding sequence ATGGCAAAAGAAAAATGTCCTGATTGTCCTAAATGTTTACCAGGTTGGTTAGTTCAATTTGGGGATTTAATGTCTTTATTACTAACTTTTTTTATTTTGTTACTTTCAATGGCAGTAATGGATAAGAAAAAAGTTGAAGAATATTTTGATATTATGAAAAAAGCAATGGGATTCATAGACTCTTCAACAGATGTTGAAACACAAAGTGAAAAACACTCTACACAAGATGGTAGTTCAGATTCAGAAGATAGTGAATCTTCTAGTGAAACATCTTTTGAAAGTACAGCAGAAGAAGTTTCTCAAATAGTTCAAGAATTGAATTCAAATCAAAATATTGAAAGTCAAGAGATTAGTATAGAAAAAGGAAAAAATGAGTTTACTTTAGATATCCCTTCTACTATTATGTTTGAAGATGGTCAATATGAATTAACAAATGCAAGTGCAAAAGTTTTTATTTCAAAAATTGCAAGAGTTATTAGAACTATGCCACAAACTTTTAATATTGAAATAATAGGACATACTGATACAAATAGAACTTTAGGTTCAAATATTCCAAGAGATGCTTGGGATATTTCAGCTTTAAGATCTATTTCTGTTGTAAAAGAATTAATAAAAAATAGAATTGATCCCTCTATTTTGAAAGTTGCAGCATATGCTTCTTATCATCCCAAAAGTGATGTAGCAGCTGACAATAGAAGAGTAGAAATGAGATTTTTTTCACAGGATAGTCAACAAGATATTTTAAATCAAGAGAACTTCTTTGATAGATTGGAGTAA
- a CDS encoding motility protein A, whose product MDKSTLGGLVAGWGMVMLAIVLGGVGFGPYIDIPSVVIVFGGTIAVTAGQFEGKDLKRIVPAFKVALNEVKVEPLPELVEKIVFYATEIKKHGVMQIEQKVLQETNPFFKEAFQLLVDGTKPDALQPLMELKLEHMNKRHTTMISIFGNMGGTAGAMGMIGTLVGLVAMLANLSDPAAVGPAMAVALLTTMYGALLGTLFAGLVESKLSQKHNVEVTACEVIIQGATMIAAEESIGNIKMQLNSILVEVAE is encoded by the coding sequence ATGGATAAAAGTACCTTAGGAGGATTAGTCGCAGGTTGGGGAATGGTTATGCTTGCGATTGTTTTAGGAGGAGTAGGTTTTGGTCCCTACATTGATATACCTTCTGTTGTAATTGTTTTTGGAGGAACTATAGCCGTAACAGCAGGACAATTTGAGGGAAAAGATTTAAAAAGAATTGTTCCTGCATTTAAAGTTGCTTTAAATGAAGTAAAAGTTGAACCTTTACCTGAATTGGTTGAAAAGATAGTTTTTTATGCTACTGAGATAAAAAAACATGGAGTTATGCAAATCGAACAAAAAGTTCTTCAAGAAACAAACCCATTTTTTAAAGAAGCTTTTCAGTTATTAGTTGATGGAACTAAGCCAGATGCTTTACAGCCTTTAATGGAATTAAAATTAGAGCATATGAATAAAAGACATACTACAATGATAAGTATTTTTGGTAATATGGGTGGAACAGCTGGTGCCATGGGAATGATTGGTACTTTAGTTGGACTTGTTGCAATGCTAGCAAATCTTTCAGATCCAGCAGCTGTTGGTCCTGCTATGGCAGTTGCCTTACTTACTACAATGTATGGAGCTTTGTTAGGTACATTATTTGCAGGACTTGTAGAGAGTAAATTATCTCAAAAACATAATGTGGAAGTAACAGCATGTGAAGTTATTATTCAAGGAGCAACAATGATTGCTGCTGAAGAATCAATAGGTAATATAAAAATGCAATTAAATTCTATTTTAGTTGAAGTTGCAGAGTAA
- a CDS encoding FliM/FliN family flagellar motor switch protein gives MASDLSNILKEELSNTLEQLLSKNSQVDSITKLEVENFDSTQLIECIVKFDFKGISSQIIFYVPTLSATRFEYLMLGGMGDLKEHIDDEITDAVNEIISNICGSFCTSVNAQGLSDIGSIKSEVKSSSIVEGTALNSKTNAFEFVISLDSEKLPLVIYFDQLISPFFFSITGSNAPSSNEVEAKIVPSVQATPSSNNSSSTSIQTPRNLELLYNVKLKLSVRLGTKVVLLKDILRWDVGEIIELEQMVNEPLEILVNGVRIGEGEAVIVEGKFGLKIKKIGSEDLRLNQIGL, from the coding sequence TTGGCATCAGATTTATCAAACATATTAAAAGAAGAACTTTCTAATACACTAGAACAGTTATTATCAAAAAATTCTCAAGTTGATTCGATTACTAAATTAGAAGTCGAAAATTTTGATTCAACACAATTAATTGAATGTATTGTTAAGTTTGATTTTAAAGGTATTTCAAGTCAAATAATTTTTTATGTACCTACATTAAGTGCTACAAGATTTGAGTATTTAATGCTTGGTGGAATGGGAGATTTAAAAGAGCATATTGATGATGAAATTACAGATGCTGTAAATGAAATAATTTCCAATATTTGTGGAAGTTTTTGTACTTCTGTAAATGCACAAGGTTTATCTGATATTGGTTCAATTAAATCTGAAGTTAAAAGTTCATCTATAGTTGAAGGAACAGCATTAAACTCTAAAACTAATGCTTTTGAATTTGTAATATCTTTAGATAGTGAAAAATTACCTTTAGTAATATATTTTGATCAGTTAATTTCACCTTTTTTCTTTTCAATTACAGGAAGTAATGCTCCTTCAAGTAATGAAGTAGAAGCAAAAATTGTTCCTTCTGTTCAAGCTACTCCATCTAGCAATAATAGTTCAAGTACTTCAATTCAAACACCTAGAAATTTAGAACTTTTATACAATGTAAAATTAAAATTAAGTGTTAGGTTAGGAACAAAAGTAGTTTTATTAAAAGATATTTTAAGATGGGATGTTGGTGAAATTATTGAATTAGAACAAATGGTGAATGAACCTTTAGAAATCTTAGTTAATGGGGTAAGAATAGGAGAAGGTGAAGCTGTTATTGTTGAAGGAAAATTTGGATTAAAAATCAAAAAAATCGGTAGTGAAGATTTAAGATTAAATCAAATAGGATTATAA
- a CDS encoding flagellin: protein MEIGRVAEIDNAKQNNIEKSQKVNNLEAKQKVIQDDEYKKNQGQQYVLDKNEVILDNIKFGYNRNSKDFFVKVTRGEAEYKYPTEDMMKVKAFVLQEMEQKINKQ from the coding sequence ATGGAAATTGGAAGAGTTGCTGAAATTGATAATGCGAAACAAAATAATATTGAGAAATCTCAAAAAGTTAATAATCTTGAAGCTAAACAAAAGGTTATCCAAGATGATGAATACAAAAAAAATCAAGGACAACAGTATGTTCTCGATAAAAATGAAGTCATTTTAGATAATATTAAATTCGGTTACAATAGGAACTCGAAAGATTTTTTTGTTAAAGTAACAAGAGGTGAAGCAGAATATAAATATCCTACTGAGGATATGATGAAAGTAAAGGCTTTTGTCTTACAAGAAATGGAACAAAAAATTAATAAGCAATAA
- a CDS encoding tetratricopeptide repeat protein, whose product MKLLYKILLSSLFVNPILYANQDLIESQPEIIFQFEKLKKTQENLSLQVDFNKAVLHLSKNEYEEAIELFKRTSKILEIPSSLNIGIAYYKLGSIDNAIVHLNKIYEKEENASSNTFSYMSACYYLYQISKDNKYLDTIVRISKRYKNLSEHTKRMLADTYVILKEYENALEVLNSMDYTMDLKKALIYIKLKDYEKAALLLRKAKEQNVNPNTIDKILWFLAFTDLKLNKIEQLKETLDLINSRRSTFKANIELPLEIYFNQNKFTSKQYLDSVLKFDEYRKIDFIFYFAPFIFSDSQEIIYDSLKGFIYNQKENILNLEEMVDYNNKFLNIVKEDPIVRVTELKKMLTKDTKSYIYYNLGLSCAQINDFHSAYKYFEKAYKLNPGNKLYSTMFLITANRINVKVKDKEYIETTIKNSNGLYNYFGKEIYRLFLNPQFTSADKPLTYENTIFYKALDFLDTMNQNKPLGNHPLLDEHFKDPLTFLIRLIQRRNNETNFIYFARLQDSIPLTLNNNFLEGPLVITRYYIDILKALGVFSKADLRITGKNTPSYLRTKALRDLHFNLPDESIKTLEYLQSEYKLEDKYTMYLLVAALLEAGRYNDASIQISLIKALLNDPDADFLTAIQLIQELKIPSAKQFLTQPYLDSLIDFKIVGFDEYLESL is encoded by the coding sequence ATGAAATTATTATATAAAATATTATTGAGTAGCCTTTTTGTAAATCCTATTTTATATGCTAATCAAGATTTAATAGAATCTCAGCCAGAAATAATTTTTCAGTTTGAGAAATTGAAAAAAACTCAAGAAAATCTTTCTTTACAAGTTGACTTTAATAAAGCAGTCTTACATTTAAGTAAAAATGAATATGAAGAGGCAATTGAACTTTTTAAAAGAACTTCAAAAATTCTTGAAATACCTTCATCTTTAAATATAGGAATTGCTTACTATAAATTAGGTTCTATTGATAATGCAATTGTGCATTTAAATAAAATTTATGAAAAAGAAGAAAACGCATCTTCAAATACTTTTTCTTATATGTCAGCCTGTTATTATCTATATCAAATTTCAAAAGATAATAAGTATCTAGATACTATAGTTAGAATATCAAAAAGATATAAAAATCTTTCAGAACATACAAAAAGAATGTTAGCAGATACTTATGTAATACTAAAAGAGTATGAAAATGCATTAGAAGTTTTAAATTCTATGGATTATACAATGGATTTAAAAAAGGCTTTAATTTATATAAAACTCAAAGATTATGAAAAAGCAGCTTTATTACTAAGAAAAGCTAAAGAGCAAAATGTTAATCCAAATACAATAGATAAAATTTTATGGTTTTTGGCATTTACTGACTTGAAATTAAATAAAATAGAACAGTTGAAAGAGACTTTGGATTTAATAAATAGCAGAAGAAGTACTTTTAAAGCAAATATTGAATTACCTTTAGAAATATATTTTAATCAAAATAAATTTACTTCTAAACAGTATTTAGATTCTGTTCTGAAATTTGATGAATATAGAAAAATAGATTTTATTTTTTATTTTGCACCTTTTATATTTTCAGATTCTCAAGAAATTATTTATGACTCTTTAAAAGGTTTTATTTACAATCAAAAAGAAAATATTTTAAACCTTGAAGAGATGGTAGATTATAATAATAAATTTTTGAATATAGTAAAAGAAGACCCAATTGTTAGGGTTACAGAATTAAAGAAGATGCTTACAAAAGATACTAAATCTTACATTTATTATAATTTAGGTTTATCATGTGCTCAAATAAATGACTTTCATAGTGCGTATAAATATTTTGAAAAAGCTTATAAATTAAATCCAGGTAATAAGTTATATTCTACAATGTTTTTAATAACAGCAAATAGAATAAATGTAAAAGTTAAAGATAAAGAATATATAGAGACTACTATTAAAAATAGTAACGGTTTATATAATTATTTTGGGAAAGAGATTTATAGATTATTTTTAAATCCACAATTTACTTCAGCAGATAAACCTTTAACTTATGAAAATACTATTTTTTATAAAGCTTTAGATTTTTTAGATACAATGAATCAAAATAAGCCTTTGGGAAATCATCCTTTATTGGATGAGCATTTTAAAGATCCATTGACTTTTTTGATAAGGTTGATACAAAGAAGAAATAATGAGACTAACTTTATCTATTTTGCAAGATTGCAAGATTCTATACCACTTACGTTAAATAATAATTTTTTAGAAGGTCCTTTGGTTATAACTAGATATTATATTGATATTTTGAAAGCTTTAGGAGTATTTTCAAAAGCAGACTTAAGAATAACAGGTAAAAATACGCCTTCTTATTTAAGAACTAAAGCTTTAAGGGATTTACATTTTAATTTGCCAGATGAATCAATTAAAACTTTAGAATATTTACAAAGTGAATATAAGTTAGAAGATAAATATACGATGTATTTACTTGTAGCTGCACTTTTAGAAGCAGGAAGATATAATGACGCTTCTATTCAAATATCATTAATTAAAGCATTACTAAATGATCCAGATGCTGATTTTTTAACAGCTATTCAACTTATTCAAGAATTAAAAATTCCAAGTGCAAAACAATTTTTGACTCAACCATACTTAGATTCATTAATAGATTTCAAAATTGTAGGGTTTGATGAGTATTTAGAATCTCTATAG